Proteins encoded by one window of Dioscorea cayenensis subsp. rotundata cultivar TDr96_F1 chromosome 6, TDr96_F1_v2_PseudoChromosome.rev07_lg8_w22 25.fasta, whole genome shotgun sequence:
- the LOC120263108 gene encoding uncharacterized protein LOC120263108 has protein sequence MEEQLTAINERQDAMMTQMESLCSSVHQHAELFETVQKSLVAQQSVMTDLMVKLTRLERPDPAALLLPSSVPPLLPRPPITTTTPQQSNVPAILPDQRIEIAAFYMTGDALQWYHWLYCTQQLSTWEVFSRQAELRFGPPTFVNHEAQLFKVKQQTTLAAYLSEFESLSTRVRGLSSTSLLNCFLSGLREDIQTELYVLKPASIHDAMGMAKLVDDKHKAMRAFQPPRFLPTRSPQLQNPTGVAPTLNRTSAPGVFPIKRLTPAEMASRREHGLCFNCDSKFIKGHRCAPSQFLCLMTEDSDEPVSETEKQDHPILATEPEPPDAVAEEATNPCISFHALNGLTIPSTLKITGKIHGKDVVVLIDGGSTNNFIQTRWAHHLNLPIQQSSHLRVTVGNGEVLTCGGECQRVPLQLGEVVFPVDLLLLPVFCAGIVLGVHWLAELGPIVFDYQHLWMEFQSGGATVRLHGVQQPCIQDTSHTSLKRHVHSSTAHQFFYLSVSLTTPEHNQPPSITTTSNTAPSQFTDQLQQLLLRYDDIFCLPVGLPPARAFDHKIPLLLEAAPVNVRPYRYTHFQKAEIEHLVDNMLKEGGILVKKKDGSWRFCVDYRALNAITIKDRFSIPTVEELLDELSSAHIFSKLNLRSGYHQVRIHPPDIEKTAFRMHEGHYEFLVMSFGLSNAPSSFQAMMHTLFRSALRKYALVFFDDILIYSRDWVTHLEHLHHIFALFRDHKIFAKRSKCEFGCSSIGYLGHRINGQGVQVDPEKIQAIQHWPHPTTLRCLRGFLGISGYYRRFVRGYAAISAPLTELLCKNLFVWTPEATKAYEALKFALTQTPILQLPDFSCQFEVHTDAWSTGIGAVLLRKESPYRVF, from the exons ATGGAGGAACAGCTAACTGCAATTAATGAGCGTCAAGATGCCATGATGACCCAAATGGAGTCTCTCTGCTCCTCGGTACACCAACACGCTGAACTCTTTGAAACCGTCCAGAAATCACTTGTAGCCCAGCAGTCGGTGATGACCGACCTCATGGTGAAGCTCACTCGGTTAGAGCGGCCGGATCCTGCTGCTCTTCTGTTACCAAGTTCAGTTCCTCCACTCTTACCAAGACCCCCGATAACAACGACTACACCGCAGCAAAGCAACGTCCCTGCAA TCTTGCCTGACCAAAGAATTGAGATTGCCGCCTTCTACATGACGGGGGATGCATTGCAGTGGTATCATTGGTTATATTGCACTCAACAACTGTCAACCTGGGAAGTTTTTTCCCGACAAGCCGAGCTTCGTTTCGGGCCTCCAACGTTCGTCAATCACGAAGCACAACTCTTCAAGGTGAAACAACAGACAACACTCGCGGCTTATCTCTCCGAATTTGAAAGCCTCTCCACTAGAGTGCGCGGCCTCAGTTCCACTAGCTTGCTCAATTGCTTCTTATCCGGTTTACGGGAAGACATACAAACAGAACTGTATGTCCTCAAACCGGCCTCCATACATGATGCTATGGGTATGGCCAAACTCGTTGATGACAAACATAAGGCTATGCGGGCTTTTCAACCTCCTCGATTCCTTCCTACCCGGTCACCCCAACTACAAAACCCTACTGGTGTTGCACCTACATTAAATCGGACATCTGCACCTGGTGTTTTTCCCATTAAGCGACTTACACCAGCGGAAATGGCTTCACGACGCGAGCATGGGCTGTGTTTCAACTGTGATTCAAAGTTCATCAAGGGTCATCGTTGTGCTCCTTCGCAATTCCTTTGTCTTATGACCGAGGACTCGGACGAACCTGTGAGTGAAACTGAAAAACAAGACCACCCTATCCTGGCCACCGAACCAGAACCTCCCGACGCTGTTGCGGAGGAGGCTACCAACCCATGTATCTCTTTCCACGCCTTGAATGGCTTAACTATTCCCTCCACCTTAAAAATCACTGGCAAGATCCACGGTAAGGATGTCGTTGTCCTTATTGATGGCGGGTCAACAAATAACTTTATCCAAACTCGGTGGGCTCACCATCTCAACTTGCCCATCCAACAATCTTCGCATCTCCGAGTCACCGTCGGCAACGGCGAGGTTCTCACTTGCGGTGGGGAATGCCAACGCGTCCCTCTACAATTAGGCGAAGTAGTTTTTCCAGTGGATCTTCTGTTGCTTCCGGTTTTTTGTGCGGGCATAGTTCTCGGCGTTCACTGGCTAGCCGAATTGGGACCTATAGTCTTTGACTATCAACATCTTTGGATGGAATTTCAAAGTGGGGGTGCAACAGTACGTCTGCATGGAGTGCAACAGCCATGCATTCAAGACACATCTCACACTTCTCTCAAGCGGCATGTTCACAGTTCTACAGCCCaccaatttttttatctttctgtATCCCTCACTACACCCGAGCACAACCAACCCCCTTCTATAACGACAACTTCCAACACCGCACCCTCGCAATTCACTGATCAGCTCCAACAACTTTTACTACGATATGATGATATCTTTTGCCTTCCTGTAGGATTGCCTCCTGCACGAGCCTTTGACCACAAGATACCGCTACTTCTGGAAGCTGCACCGGTTAATGTGCGACCCTATCGCTATACCCATTTTCAGAAAGCAGAGATTGAACACCTCGTCGACAACATGCTCAAAGAAGGAGGGATCCTCGTCAAGAAGAAAGATGGCTCGTGGAGGTTTTGCGTTGACTATCGCGCCCTCAACGCCATCACCATCAAAGATCGCTTCTCTATACCTACAGTCGAAGAGTTATTGGATGAACTCTCCAGCGCTCATATCTTCTCCAAGCTTAACCTCCGCTCCGGCTACCACCAAGTCCGAATACATCCCCCGGACATTGAAAAGACAGCATTTCGAATGCACGAGGGACATTACGAGTTTCTCGTAATGTCTTTTGGGCTCTCGAACGCGCCGTCTTCCTTTCAGGCGATGATGCACACTCTCTTCCGGTCGGCTCTTCGAAAGTATGCATTGGTGTTTTTCGATGATATCTTGATATATAGCAGGGACTGGGTGACGCACCTCGAACACCTACACCACATCTTTGCACTGTTTCGGGACCACAAGATATTTGCTAAACGGAGTAAATGCGAATTCGGGTGTTCCAGCATAGGTTATTTGGGTCATCGAATCAATGGCCAAGGGGTTCAAGTCGACCCTGAAAAGATTCAAGCCATCCAACATTGGCCTCACCCAACTACATTGAGATGTCTGCGTGGCTTCTTGGGCATCTCCGGCTATTATCGCAGGTTTGTCCGTGGATATGCGGCCATTTCCGCTCCCTTGACTGAGCTCCTATGCAAAAATTTGTTTGTGTGGACTCCGGAGGCGACCAAGGCATACGAAGCGTTGAAATTCGCATTGACCCAGACCCCGATTTTACAACTTCCAGATTTTTCTTGTCAGTTTGAAGTACATACTGATGCTTGGTCAACAGGGATTGGCGCGGTCTTACTTCGAAAGGAGTCACCCTATCGCGTATTTTAG
- the LOC120263838 gene encoding probable sugar phosphate/phosphate translocator At4g32390, producing the protein MGRGGAPSPGMTDGVVKKIMLSYLYVAIWIFLSFTVIVYNKYILDRKMYNWPFPISLTMIHMAFCSSLAVVLVRVLRLVEPPTSPAMTRELYISSVLPIGALYSFSLWFSNSAYIYLSVSFIQMLKALMPVAVYSIGVLFKKETFRSSAMANMLSISFGVAIAAYGEARFDVWGVTLQLAAVAFEATRLVLIQILLTSKGISLNPITSLYYVAPCCFAFLLVPWVLVELPVLRQTSSFHLDFFIFGTNSLCAFALNLAVFLLVGKTSALTMNVAGVVKDWLLIAFSWSVIRDTVTTVNLIGYGIAFLGVAYYNHVKLQALKAKEAQKKTAQADEEAGSLLEERDGDGLRKNDSQA; encoded by the coding sequence ATGGGCCGCGGCGGCGCTCCATCGCCGGGGATGACCGATGGGGTGGTGAAGAAGATCATGCTCTCTTACCTCTACGTGGCGATCTGGATTTTCCTGAGTTTCACCGTCATCGTCTACAACAAGTACATCCTCGATCGGAAGATGTACAATTGGCCGTTTCCGATCTCGCTGACGATGATCCATATGGCCTTTTGCTCCTCCCTCGCCGTCGTACTCGTCCGCGTCCTCCGCCTTGTGGAGCCGCCGACATCGCCGGCGATGACACGCGAGCTCTATATCTCCTCTGTTCTCCCCATCGGCGCTCTTTACTCGTTCTCTCTGTGGTTCTCCAACTCCGCATACATCTACCTCTCTGTTTCGTTTATCCAGATGCTCAAAGCCCTCATGCCCGTCGCTGTTTACTCGATTGGGGTACTCTTCAAGAAGGAGACCTTCAGGTCTTCGGCCATGGCGAACATGCTTTCGATCTCCTTTGGGGTCGCCATCGCTGCCTATGGTGAGGCCCGGTTCGATGTTTGGGGGGTGACTCTTCAGCTCGCGGCTGTCGCCTTTGAGGCCACCCGCCTTGTCCTCATCCAGATCTTGCTTACCTCGAAGGGTATTTCTCTCAATCCAATCACTTCTCTGTACTATGTGGCTCCCTGCTGCTTTGCATTCTTGCTTGTTCCGTGGGTTCTTGTTGAGCTTCCGGTTCTCCGTCAGACCTCGTCTTTCCATCTGGATTTCTTTATCTTCGGCACTAACTCGCTCTGCGCCTTCGCGCTTAACCTTGCGGTGTTCTTGTTGGTCGGAAAGACGTCTGCTTTGACAATGAACGTAGCCGGTGTTGTTAAGGATTGGCTTCTGATTGCATTCTCATGGTCTGTGATCCGGGACACTGTCACAACTGTGAATTTGATTGGGTACGGGATTGCATTTTTGGGAGTGGCATACTACAATCACGTGAAGTTGCAGGCCCTAAAAGCAAAGGAGGCACAGAAGAAGACGGCCCAGGCCGATGAGGAGGCTGGATCTTTGCTAGAGGAACGGGACGGGGATGGATTGAGGAAAAACGATTCTCAGGCTTGA